In the genome of Polaribacter sp. MED152, one region contains:
- a CDS encoding dihydroorotase translates to MSTYLIKNANIVNENNTFMGDVLIENEIIKQIAKDISAPENAEVIEANGKTLIPGFIDDQVHFREPGLTHKANIATESKAAVAGGITTFIEMPNTVPQATTQELLEDKFKIASKDSYANYSFMFGGTNDNLEELLKTDPKKVAGIKLFLGSSTGNMLVDDEAVLEKIFSSTKMIISVHCEDEATIRKNTAAYKETFGDDIPIKYHPIIRSEEACYLSSSKAIELAKKTGARLHIFHLSTEKETHLFRNDIPLEEKQITAEVCIHHLWFSDKDYAEKGTHIKWNPAVKTEKDRQGLWKALLDDRIDVLATDHAPHTLEEKNNVYTKAPSGGPLVQHAVTAILEKVKEGVIPIEKAVEKMSHNPAKLFQIEKRGFIKEGYFADLVLIDTNKPQTVSKDNILYKCGWSPFEGTTFSSTITHTFVNGNLMYNEGVFNEEVKGKRITFNR, encoded by the coding sequence ATGAAATTATTAAACAAATTGCGAAAGACATTTCAGCACCTGAAAATGCAGAGGTTATAGAAGCCAATGGTAAAACTTTAATTCCTGGTTTTATAGATGATCAAGTACATTTTAGAGAACCTGGTTTAACTCATAAAGCAAACATTGCTACAGAAAGTAAAGCAGCAGTTGCTGGCGGAATTACCACTTTTATAGAAATGCCAAATACAGTGCCACAAGCAACCACTCAAGAATTACTTGAAGATAAATTTAAAATCGCTTCAAAAGACTCTTATGCAAACTATTCTTTTATGTTTGGTGGAACTAATGATAATTTAGAAGAGTTGTTAAAAACAGATCCTAAAAAAGTAGCAGGAATTAAGTTATTTTTAGGTTCATCTACAGGAAATATGTTAGTAGATGATGAGGCAGTTTTAGAAAAAATATTTTCATCAACTAAGATGATTATCTCTGTGCATTGTGAAGATGAAGCAACCATTAGAAAAAATACAGCTGCTTATAAAGAGACGTTTGGAGATGATATTCCTATAAAATATCACCCAATAATTCGAAGTGAAGAAGCGTGTTATTTATCTTCCTCTAAAGCTATTGAATTGGCTAAAAAAACAGGAGCTCGTTTACATATTTTTCATCTATCTACAGAAAAGGAAACACATCTTTTTAGAAACGATATTCCTTTAGAAGAAAAACAAATTACTGCAGAAGTTTGTATTCACCATTTATGGTTTTCAGACAAAGATTATGCAGAAAAAGGTACTCACATTAAATGGAACCCAGCAGTAAAAACAGAAAAAGATAGGCAAGGGTTATGGAAAGCACTTTTAGATGACAGAATAGATGTTTTGGCTACAGATCATGCACCTCATACATTAGAAGAAAAAAATAATGTGTATACCAAAGCTCCAAGTGGAGGCCCATTAGTGCAGCATGCAGTAACAGCCATTTTAGAAAAAGTAAAAGAAGGTGTAATTCCTATTGAAAAGGCAGTTGAAAAGATGAGCCATAATCCTGCAAAACTATTTCAAATTGAAAAAAGAGGCTTTATAAAAGAGGGTTATTTTGCGGATTTAGTTTTAATTGACACCAACAAACCACAAACTGTTTCTAAAGATAATATATTGTATAAATGTGGTTGGTCTCCTTTCGAGGGTACCACTTTTTCATCTACAATTACCCATACTTTTGTAAATGGAAACTTAATGTATAATGAAGGCGTTTTTAACGAAGAAGTAAAAGGAAAACGAATTACTTTTAATAGATAA
- a CDS encoding DUF4296 domain-containing protein, whose amino-acid sequence MKKLSYLLAFLILSSCTSNTIFEKPKDLIPKDTMSLLVQEMMLASSATYIKNKNMERNINYMPLVYDKFKIDSVRFQTSNLYYMSKIDEYKLIFEDAKNSLKEQKDYYDKIKSTKDSLRQDSIKKNNLKKRELDSIAKKLKLTDSIKVKIKTTP is encoded by the coding sequence ATGAAAAAACTAAGCTACCTATTAGCCTTTCTAATATTAAGTTCTTGTACTAGTAATACAATTTTTGAAAAGCCAAAAGATCTTATACCAAAAGACACTATGAGTCTTTTGGTACAAGAAATGATGTTGGCTTCTTCTGCAACTTATATTAAGAATAAAAATATGGAAAGGAATATTAATTATATGCCTTTAGTTTACGATAAATTTAAGATTGATAGTGTTCGTTTTCAAACCTCTAATTTATATTACATGTCTAAAATAGATGAGTATAAATTAATTTTTGAGGATGCAAAGAATAGCTTAAAAGAGCAGAAAGACTATTATGATAAAATTAAATCTACAAAAGATTCTTTAAGGCAAGATTCTATCAAAAAAAATAATCTTAAAAAAAGAGAACTAGATAGTATTGCTAAAAAATTAAAACTAACGGATTCTATTAAAGTTAAGATAAAAACTACTCCTTAA
- a CDS encoding SDR family oxidoreductase encodes MILVTGGTGLVGSHLLYHLSVKNDKIRAIYRTEASLKKVKQVFSYYTSDVKLFSKIKWFKADITDVPSMKPAFANVTHVFHCAALISFNSKDYREMRKVNIHGTAILVNLAIDAKVKKFCFVSSIAAVGDALNDNLVDEDCEWNKEQDNSGYSITKFGAEMEVWRASQEGVDVIIVNPGVILGSGFWKSGSGKLFTQVFNGFKYYTEGITGFVAVQDVVKPMIQLMESSLKNERFILVAENKSFKEIFYKIADAFDKKRPYKLVKTWQTELAWRISWFVSKINGVAPLLTKYSARSAHNVTKYSSQKVIDAIDYKFESIDATIQRTCKNYIKE; translated from the coding sequence ATGATTTTAGTTACTGGAGGCACAGGTTTAGTTGGTTCGCATTTGTTGTATCATTTAAGTGTAAAGAATGATAAAATAAGGGCAATCTACAGAACAGAAGCTTCTCTAAAAAAAGTTAAGCAAGTCTTTTCTTATTACACTTCAGATGTAAAACTTTTTTCTAAAATTAAATGGTTTAAAGCAGATATTACAGATGTGCCATCTATGAAGCCTGCGTTTGCAAATGTTACCCATGTTTTTCATTGTGCAGCTCTAATTTCTTTTAATTCTAAAGATTATAGAGAAATGCGAAAAGTTAATATTCATGGAACAGCAATACTTGTGAATTTAGCAATAGACGCTAAGGTTAAAAAGTTTTGTTTTGTAAGTTCTATTGCTGCTGTTGGTGATGCTTTAAACGATAATTTGGTAGATGAAGATTGTGAGTGGAACAAAGAGCAAGATAATAGTGGTTACTCTATTACCAAGTTTGGGGCAGAAATGGAAGTTTGGAGAGCCAGCCAGGAAGGTGTAGATGTAATTATTGTAAATCCTGGAGTAATTTTAGGTAGTGGTTTTTGGAAATCTGGATCAGGAAAATTATTTACACAAGTTTTTAATGGCTTTAAGTATTACACAGAAGGCATAACTGGTTTTGTTGCTGTGCAAGATGTTGTAAAACCAATGATTCAGCTTATGGAGTCTTCTTTAAAAAATGAACGCTTTATTTTAGTGGCTGAGAACAAATCTTTCAAAGAAATTTTTTATAAAATAGCTGATGCTTTTGATAAAAAGAGACCTTATAAATTGGTAAAAACCTGGCAAACAGAACTTGCTTGGCGAATATCTTGGTTTGTATCTAAAATTAATGGTGTTGCACCTTTGTTAACTAAGTATTCAGCAAGAAGTGCACACAATGTAACTAAATATTCTTCTCAAAAAGTAATTGATGCCATAGATTACAAGTTCGAAAGTATAGATGCAACTATACAACGAACTTGTAAGAATTATATTAAGGAGTAG
- the tyrS gene encoding tyrosine--tRNA ligase, which translates to MKNFIEELQWRGMLHDSMPGTEEHLLEEMRSAYVGFDPTADSLHIGNLVPIMLLAHYQRCGHRPIALVGGATGMIGDPSGKSAERNLLDETTLRHNQECVKAQLGHFLDFTSNEKNAAILVNNYDWMKDISFLEFIRDIGKHITVNYMMAKDSVKNRISSESKDGMSFTEFTYQMVQGYDFLHLFRENSTTIQMGGSDQWGNITTGTELIRRIGNGKGYAITCPLITKSDGSKFGKSEGGNVWLDANRTSPYKFYQYWLNTSDEDAEKYIKIFTFLDKETIDALVAEHKEAPHTRILQKRLGEEVTVLVHGKDEYEKAIKASNILFGKSTASDLKSLDEKTLLDIFDGVPQATVTASLVENGLDMIAALAAETNFLKSNGEARRALKENAISVNKEKVKEDFVITKEDLIDKKYVLLQRGKKTYYLLIVA; encoded by the coding sequence ATGAAGAATTTTATTGAAGAGTTACAATGGAGAGGAATGTTACATGATAGCATGCCAGGAACTGAAGAACATTTGTTAGAAGAAATGCGAAGTGCGTATGTGGGTTTTGATCCTACAGCAGATTCTTTACATATTGGAAATTTAGTGCCTATAATGTTATTAGCTCACTACCAAAGATGTGGTCATAGGCCAATTGCTTTAGTAGGTGGTGCAACAGGTATGATTGGTGATCCTTCAGGAAAATCTGCAGAGCGTAACTTGTTAGATGAAACAACTTTAAGACACAATCAAGAATGTGTTAAAGCTCAATTGGGTCATTTTTTAGATTTCACATCTAATGAAAAAAATGCAGCCATTTTAGTAAATAACTACGATTGGATGAAAGACATTTCTTTCTTAGAGTTCATTAGAGATATTGGTAAACATATTACTGTAAATTATATGATGGCCAAAGATTCTGTTAAAAACAGAATTAGCTCTGAATCTAAAGATGGTATGTCTTTTACGGAATTTACTTATCAAATGGTACAAGGTTATGACTTTTTACATTTGTTTAGAGAGAATAGTACTACAATTCAAATGGGAGGATCAGATCAATGGGGAAATATAACTACTGGAACTGAACTTATTCGTAGAATTGGTAATGGAAAAGGTTATGCCATAACTTGCCCATTAATTACTAAATCTGATGGATCTAAGTTTGGAAAATCTGAAGGTGGTAATGTTTGGTTAGATGCCAATAGAACATCACCTTACAAATTTTATCAATATTGGTTAAATACTTCTGATGAAGATGCTGAAAAGTATATTAAAATATTTACGTTCTTAGACAAAGAAACTATAGATGCTTTAGTTGCAGAGCATAAAGAAGCACCTCATACAAGAATTCTACAAAAACGTTTAGGAGAAGAAGTTACAGTACTTGTGCATGGAAAAGATGAATATGAAAAAGCTATAAAAGCTTCTAATATTTTGTTTGGTAAATCTACAGCATCTGACCTGAAATCTTTAGATGAAAAAACCTTACTAGATATTTTTGATGGTGTACCTCAGGCAACAGTAACTGCTTCTTTGGTAGAAAATGGTTTAGACATGATAGCTGCATTGGCTGCAGAAACTAATTTCTTAAAATCTAATGGTGAAGCAAGGAGAGCATTAAAAGAAAATGCAATATCTGTAAACAAAGAAAAGGTTAAAGAAGATTTTGTGATTACAAAAGAAGATTTAATCGATAAGAAATACGTGCTTCTACAAAGAGGTAAAAAAACATATTACTTACTAATTGTAGCATAA
- a CDS encoding YHS domain-containing (seleno)protein produces the protein MKQFIVIVCLTFSSVISAQSIDYNTKKGYVAEGFDVVAYFTESKAIEGNKEFSITYDTVNFKFSNKENLALFKSNPEKYIPKYGGYCAYAIAVKGKKVSVNPNTFEIREGKLYLFYNKGKTNTLQLWLKQGAEELLEKADLNWQKFINN, from the coding sequence ATGAAACAGTTTATAGTAATAGTATGCTTAACATTTTCATCTGTTATTTCCGCTCAAAGTATAGATTATAATACTAAAAAAGGCTATGTAGCAGAGGGTTTTGATGTTGTTGCTTATTTCACAGAAAGCAAGGCTATAGAGGGTAATAAAGAATTTTCTATTACATACGATACTGTTAATTTTAAATTTTCGAACAAAGAAAATTTAGCTTTATTTAAATCGAATCCAGAAAAATATATTCCAAAATATGGAGGTTATTGTGCGTATGCAATAGCTGTTAAAGGAAAAAAAGTAAGTGTAAACCCTAATACTTTTGAGATTAGAGAAGGCAAATTATACTTATTTTATAATAAAGGTAAAACCAATACGCTACAACTTTGGTTAAAGCAAGGTGCAGAAGAATTACTTGAAAAGGCAGATTTAAATTGGCAAAAATTCATCAACAATTAA
- the mscL gene encoding large conductance mechanosensitive channel protein MscL produces MKFKLLQDFKDFAVKGNMIDIAIGVIIGTAFNKVVNVLVKEVLMPPLTYMTDGVNWENRKYVIREAIVAEGKPKIEEVAIGYGKLIEAGVDFLVISFTVFLVVRVMNSMKKKAEDPKNKTVTTPKNIELMNKTNELLEKQNEYLQKALERK; encoded by the coding sequence ATGAAATTTAAGCTATTACAAGATTTTAAAGACTTTGCTGTAAAAGGTAATATGATTGATATTGCCATTGGTGTAATTATTGGTACTGCTTTTAATAAAGTGGTTAATGTTTTGGTTAAAGAAGTTTTAATGCCACCATTAACTTACATGACAGATGGTGTAAATTGGGAAAATAGAAAATACGTTATTAGAGAAGCAATTGTTGCAGAAGGGAAACCTAAAATTGAAGAAGTAGCCATTGGTTATGGAAAATTAATTGAAGCAGGCGTAGATTTTTTAGTGATTTCTTTTACTGTTTTTTTAGTAGTTAGAGTAATGAACTCAATGAAAAAGAAAGCTGAAGACCCTAAAAATAAAACAGTAACAACTCCTAAAAATATCGAATTAATGAATAAAACTAACGAGCTTTTAGAGAAGCAAAATGAGTATTTACAAAAGGCTCTAGAACGTAAATAA
- a CDS encoding acyltransferase, which produces MKNELLNIKTEQQFTKNALNVFKHQFKNNKVYRSFCDLLYVHPSDITKIEDIPFLPIQFFKSRKVLSSLEEIDEVFTSSGTTGSVTSKHYVTDVSLYEESYLKGFHHFYGDIKEYVVLALLPNYLERKGSSLVYMVNDLIQKSENIHSGFYLNNLDDLAQKLVKLDNEGQKILLIGVSFALLDLVEKHNFNLKNTIVMETGGMKGRRKELIRNELHMLLQNGFNVNEIHSEYGMTELLSQGYSKGNGIFETPPWMKILTRDTEDALTVLEKGKTGGINVIDLANYNSCSFIATQDLGKVHENNTFEIIGRFDNSDIRGCNLMVL; this is translated from the coding sequence ATGAAAAACGAGCTCTTAAATATAAAAACTGAACAGCAATTTACAAAAAATGCTTTAAATGTTTTTAAACATCAATTTAAAAACAATAAGGTATATCGATCTTTTTGCGATCTGTTATATGTTCATCCTTCAGATATTACTAAAATTGAAGATATTCCTTTTTTGCCCATTCAGTTTTTTAAATCCAGAAAAGTACTGTCTTCTTTAGAAGAAATTGATGAAGTTTTTACGAGCTCTGGCACTACAGGAAGTGTTACAAGTAAACATTATGTAACTGACGTTTCACTTTACGAAGAAAGTTACTTAAAAGGATTTCATCATTTTTATGGAGATATTAAGGAGTATGTGGTTCTTGCGCTATTACCCAATTATCTAGAGAGAAAAGGGTCTTCTTTAGTATATATGGTAAACGATTTAATTCAAAAAAGTGAAAATATTCACAGTGGATTTTATCTTAATAATCTAGATGATTTAGCTCAAAAGTTGGTAAAATTAGATAATGAAGGTCAGAAAATTTTACTAATTGGGGTTTCTTTTGCGCTTTTAGATTTGGTTGAAAAACACAATTTTAATCTAAAAAACACCATTGTTATGGAAACTGGTGGAATGAAAGGTAGAAGAAAAGAGTTGATTAGAAATGAATTACATATGCTTTTACAAAATGGCTTTAATGTAAATGAAATTCATTCTGAATATGGAATGACAGAATTGCTAAGCCAAGGATATTCTAAAGGGAATGGAATTTTTGAAACGCCACCTTGGATGAAAATTCTAACAAGAGATACAGAAGATGCACTAACCGTTTTAGAAAAAGGCAAAACAGGTGGAATAAACGTAATTGATTTGGCAAATTATAATTCATGTTCATTTATAGCCACTCAAGACTTAGGAAAAGTTCATGAAAACAATACTTTCGAAATTATTGGAAGATTTGATAATTCTGATATTAGAGGTTGTAATTTAATGGTATTATAA
- a CDS encoding isoaspartyl peptidase/L-asparaginase family protein: MKKFTILFALIVLLIGCNTSTQNSGKDVTSTIDATSQEKINDFAIIIHGGAGTILKKNMSDEKEVEYKAKLEEAIKVGHTILKNGGTSQEAVMKTIQVMEESPLFNAGKGAVFTNFGTNELDASFMDGNTLNAGAVAGVTDVKSPIELAIKVMTDSDHVMLSGNGASIFAKEKGLEIVDPSYFYTERRFKSLERIKEREKTELDHDDKTAAFYDADIKNAKFGTVGCVALDKNGNIAAGTSTGGMTNKRWGRIGDAPIIGSGTYANNATCGVSSTGWGEYFIRSQVAYDISAQMEYQQKTLKQATQDVIQNKLTKLGGTGGVVALDKNGYMSFEFNTAGMYRASMNDKGDLVIKIYKE; the protein is encoded by the coding sequence ATGAAAAAATTTACGATTCTATTTGCTTTAATAGTGCTATTGATTGGTTGTAATACATCAACCCAAAATTCAGGAAAGGATGTCACATCTACTATTGATGCTACTTCTCAAGAAAAAATCAATGATTTTGCTATCATTATTCATGGAGGAGCAGGAACGATTTTAAAGAAAAATATGTCTGATGAAAAAGAGGTTGAATACAAAGCAAAATTAGAGGAAGCGATAAAGGTTGGGCATACCATTCTTAAAAATGGAGGAACTAGTCAAGAAGCTGTTATGAAAACCATTCAAGTAATGGAGGAATCTCCTTTATTTAATGCTGGTAAAGGTGCTGTTTTTACAAATTTTGGCACAAATGAATTGGATGCTTCTTTTATGGATGGTAACACTCTAAATGCAGGAGCTGTTGCTGGAGTAACAGATGTTAAAAGTCCAATAGAATTGGCTATAAAAGTAATGACAGATTCAGATCATGTAATGCTTTCAGGTAATGGTGCAAGTATATTTGCTAAAGAAAAAGGTTTAGAAATTGTAGATCCAAGCTATTTTTATACCGAAAGAAGATTTAAGTCTTTAGAAAGAATTAAGGAAAGAGAAAAGACAGAGTTAGATCATGATGATAAGACTGCTGCTTTTTATGACGCTGATATAAAAAACGCAAAGTTTGGTACAGTTGGCTGTGTGGCTCTAGATAAAAACGGAAATATTGCTGCTGGTACTTCTACAGGTGGTATGACTAATAAAAGATGGGGTAGAATTGGTGATGCACCAATTATAGGTTCTGGTACGTATGCAAATAACGCAACCTGTGGAGTTTCTTCCACAGGTTGGGGTGAGTATTTTATTCGAAGCCAAGTTGCTTACGATATTTCTGCTCAAATGGAATATCAACAAAAAACCTTAAAACAAGCCACACAAGATGTTATTCAAAACAAACTCACTAAATTAGGAGGTACAGGTGGTGTTGTTGCTCTAGACAAAAATGGCTACATGTCATTTGAGTTCAATACAGCTGGTATGTATAGAGCATCAATGAATGATAAAGGTGATTTGGTAATTAAAATCTATAAAGAATAG
- a CDS encoding aldehyde dehydrogenase family protein, giving the protein MTNFGITEVLQQLGLKDINEGTSTGSNNFSNGEIIESFSPVDGKLIGKVKTTTKEDYEKVITTATKAFLTWRDKPAPQRGEIVRQFGNKLRDLKEPLGKLVSYEMGKSLQEGYGEVQEMIDICDFAVGLSRQLNGQTIPSERPGHVMREQWHPIGVVGIISAFNFPVAVWAWNTALAWICGDVCIWKASEKAPLCAVACQNIIADILKENNLPEGISCIINGDYKVGEMMTTDSRIPLISATGSTRMGRIVGATVAQRFGKSLLELGGNNAIIITPTADLKVVVPGAVFGAVGTCGQRCTSTRRLIIHESVYDKVKDAIVGAYKQIKIGNPLDENNHVGPLIDKDSVNTYLAAIEKAKDEGGNVIVEGGVLDGEGYESGCYVKPAIIEAENDYEIVQHETFAPILYLMKYSDGVENAIAKQNGVAQGLSSAIMTNEMKEAEKFLSYAGSDCGIANVNIGTSGAEIGGAFGGEKETGGGRESGSDAWKVYMRRQTNTINYSDELPLAQGIKFDL; this is encoded by the coding sequence ATGACAAATTTTGGAATAACTGAAGTATTGCAACAATTAGGTTTAAAAGATATAAATGAAGGTACATCTACTGGTTCAAATAACTTCTCGAATGGAGAAATTATTGAATCGTTTTCTCCTGTAGATGGTAAATTAATTGGTAAAGTAAAAACAACTACCAAAGAAGATTATGAAAAAGTAATTACAACTGCAACAAAAGCCTTTTTAACTTGGAGAGATAAACCTGCTCCTCAAAGAGGAGAAATTGTACGTCAGTTTGGAAATAAATTAAGGGATTTAAAAGAACCATTGGGTAAACTAGTTTCTTATGAAATGGGAAAATCTTTACAAGAAGGTTATGGTGAGGTACAAGAAATGATTGATATCTGCGATTTTGCAGTGGGTTTATCTCGCCAATTAAATGGGCAAACCATTCCTTCTGAAAGACCAGGCCATGTTATGAGAGAACAGTGGCATCCTATAGGCGTTGTTGGTATTATTTCTGCATTTAATTTTCCTGTTGCTGTTTGGGCTTGGAATACTGCTTTAGCTTGGATTTGTGGTGATGTTTGTATCTGGAAAGCTTCTGAAAAAGCACCTTTATGTGCGGTAGCTTGTCAAAATATAATTGCAGACATTTTAAAAGAAAATAATTTACCTGAAGGTATTTCTTGTATTATTAATGGTGATTATAAAGTTGGTGAAATGATGACTACAGATAGTAGAATTCCTTTAATTTCAGCCACAGGATCTACAAGAATGGGTAGAATTGTTGGTGCAACTGTTGCACAACGCTTTGGAAAATCTTTATTAGAATTGGGTGGTAATAACGCAATCATTATAACACCAACTGCAGATTTAAAAGTAGTTGTGCCTGGTGCAGTATTTGGTGCGGTTGGTACTTGTGGCCAAAGATGTACTTCTACAAGAAGACTTATTATACATGAATCTGTTTATGATAAAGTAAAAGATGCTATTGTTGGTGCTTACAAGCAAATTAAAATTGGTAATCCTTTAGATGAAAATAATCACGTTGGTCCTTTAATTGATAAAGACTCTGTGAATACCTATTTGGCTGCCATTGAAAAAGCGAAAGACGAAGGTGGAAATGTAATTGTAGAAGGTGGCGTTTTAGATGGCGAAGGTTACGAATCTGGATGCTATGTAAAACCTGCAATTATAGAAGCAGAAAATGATTATGAAATTGTTCAGCATGAAACTTTTGCACCAATTTTATACTTAATGAAATATTCTGATGGTGTAGAAAATGCAATTGCCAAACAAAATGGAGTAGCTCAAGGATTATCTTCTGCAATTATGACCAATGAAATGAAAGAAGCAGAGAAATTCTTGTCTTACGCAGGTTCTGATTGTGGAATTGCCAATGTTAATATTGGTACTTCTGGTGCTGAAATTGGTGGCGCTTTTGGTGGCGAAAAAGAAACTGGTGGAGGACGTGAATCTGGTTCTGATGCATGGAAAGTTTACATGCGTAGACAAACAAATACTATTAATTATTCAGACGAATTACCTTTAGCACAAGGAATTAAATTTGATTTATAA
- a CDS encoding ATP-binding protein, producing MINKRLLIKNLLSHNDENSFYDKKQKLSLGSKEGKAKFLKHICALSNTNPANNSYIVIGIEDEENKIIGVDFFDDSKIQNLVNAYLRNPPKIEYENVPFPSLPRHKVVGLVTIYANNTITSLLKNAWKYRRDTIFYRRGSNSMPFVGDSFELRNTNRSIVASIEKNARNNIELTLNGVFEFINNHKKKYNPQYKVFNEQFVLCWAGEQKTINSETYYSRVDIELINEQVRLFFSALDDVQISYNQKSFIVTEYILLGLDKVETHYPLEKTIIDFKDNGKHHIVKEFLFEPPKYDAEIITHIYTNSNKIVAKIANNISLSVTEHEDVFRLPTNYLLCYLNGYLDAPELLRQAKYYIKNLQDKTTYVKYKEAMRVIRKVKYN from the coding sequence ATGATAAATAAACGCTTATTAATTAAAAATCTACTCTCACATAATGATGAGAATAGTTTTTATGATAAAAAGCAAAAATTATCCTTAGGCTCAAAAGAAGGTAAAGCCAAGTTTTTAAAGCACATTTGTGCTTTGTCTAATACAAATCCTGCTAACAATTCTTACATTGTTATTGGTATTGAAGATGAAGAAAATAAGATAATTGGTGTCGATTTTTTTGATGATAGTAAAATTCAAAATTTGGTAAATGCGTATTTAAGAAATCCGCCCAAAATTGAATACGAAAATGTTCCTTTTCCTAGCTTACCACGTCATAAAGTAGTGGGTTTGGTTACCATTTATGCTAATAATACAATAACTTCTCTTTTAAAAAACGCTTGGAAATATAGAAGAGATACCATTTTTTATAGAAGAGGAAGCAATTCTATGCCTTTTGTAGGAGATTCTTTTGAACTTAGAAATACAAACAGGTCTATTGTTGCATCTATAGAGAAAAATGCTAGAAATAATATAGAGCTTACTTTAAATGGCGTTTTTGAGTTTATAAATAATCATAAGAAAAAGTACAATCCTCAATATAAAGTTTTCAATGAACAATTTGTGTTATGTTGGGCAGGAGAGCAAAAAACAATCAATTCAGAAACCTATTATTCTAGGGTAGATATAGAGCTTATTAATGAACAAGTTCGTTTGTTTTTTTCTGCATTAGATGATGTTCAAATTTCTTACAATCAAAAATCATTTATAGTAACAGAATATATTTTATTAGGTTTAGATAAGGTAGAAACACATTACCCATTAGAGAAAACAATTATTGATTTTAAAGACAATGGTAAACATCATATTGTCAAAGAATTTCTGTTTGAACCCCCTAAATATGATGCAGAAATTATTACCCATATTTATACTAATAGTAATAAAATAGTAGCTAAAATAGCTAACAATATTTCATTGTCGGTTACAGAGCATGAAGATGTTTTTAGGTTACCAACAAATTATTTATTGTGTTATTTAAATGGATATTTAGATGCACCTGAATTGCTTAGACAGGCTAAATATTACATTAAAAATTTACAGGATAAAACAACCTATGTAAAATATAAAGAGGCAATGAGAGTAATTCGAAAAGTAAAGTATAATTAA